A part of Solibacillus sp. FSL H8-0538 genomic DNA contains:
- a CDS encoding SDR family NAD(P)-dependent oxidoreductase, producing MKKLDGKIAIISGGAGGIGKGMATAFVKEGATVVIIDLNAEVGNQTIKELQEYQPASMFIQANLTEHAKLGAIVKEVADKYGKIDILVNNAHASRMNSIEETTQADFDLSFNTGFYPTFYLMQAALPYLKETQGNIINFASGAGINGDVNQASYAVAKEAIRGITRVAANEFGPFGINVNIIAPIAKSPGMLQWAEENPEYYQGMLAKIPLRRLGEIEDDIGRVAVFLASEDSSYITGQTIMVDGGSIKLR from the coding sequence ATGAAAAAACTTGATGGGAAAATAGCAATCATTTCTGGTGGAGCAGGAGGCATTGGTAAGGGAATGGCAACTGCATTCGTGAAAGAAGGAGCAACGGTTGTTATTATTGACTTAAATGCTGAAGTCGGAAACCAAACAATAAAGGAATTACAAGAATATCAACCAGCCTCAATGTTTATTCAAGCAAATCTTACAGAGCATGCCAAATTGGGCGCTATCGTTAAAGAAGTTGCAGATAAATATGGGAAAATCGATATCTTAGTAAATAATGCACATGCATCTAGAATGAATTCGATTGAAGAAACGACTCAAGCAGATTTCGATTTATCATTTAATACTGGATTCTACCCAACATTCTACTTAATGCAAGCTGCACTGCCTTATTTAAAAGAAACACAAGGAAATATCATCAACTTTGCTTCTGGAGCTGGAATTAATGGAGATGTTAATCAAGCTTCTTATGCAGTTGCAAAAGAAGCGATTCGTGGAATTACTCGTGTTGCAGCGAATGAATTTGGTCCATTTGGTATCAACGTAAATATCATTGCGCCAATTGCTAAATCACCTGGTATGCTTCAATGGGCAGAAGAAAACCCAGAATATTATCAAGGAATGCTTGCAAAAATCCCTCTAAGAAGACTTGGTGAAATTGAGGACGATATCGGACGTGTTGCGGTATTTTTAGCGAGCGAAGATTCTTCTTATATTACTGGTCAAACAATCATGGTAGATGGCGGATCAATTAAATTACGCTAA
- a CDS encoding vWA domain-containing protein, with amino-acid sequence MTRNIVALVRGANTPIARDSILEIVVEWSYSPAPLDVSCFLVNADGKVPSDDYMIFYNQPSDPANLIKLQDTAPTTKIFSLSLHSLQQSSIQKGVFAVTLDGRGTLKEVQNLKISVKSLSGEILFGIDQLSEETSLVLAEVYRYKDWFKFRGIGKGFNGGLKPLAEAHGVVVEDEAPEEVPPVNFQSAPSSPVNLTKIDLLKIKVTISLEKNKLTTEKARVAVVFDASGSMANLYSKGTVQRAFERVLAIAACMDDDSVLDVWFFGNKFMRAPSVTERDYEDYVKRTYPQPRLFGGLGSGNNEPRVMADVIHKFTNEEPNKDLPTYVIFFSDGGIYEEKKISKLLIDSSKENFFWQFVGIGNAKYGVLQNLDNLPGRVVDNANFFALDDLDQISDEDLYNRLFNEFPQWLKEARRLGITK; translated from the coding sequence ATGACAAGAAATATCGTTGCCTTAGTAAGAGGGGCCAATACACCCATTGCCAGGGATTCAATTCTCGAGATAGTAGTAGAGTGGAGCTACTCACCAGCTCCCCTAGATGTAAGTTGTTTTTTAGTCAATGCGGATGGGAAAGTTCCTTCCGATGACTATATGATTTTTTACAATCAGCCGTCAGATCCTGCAAACCTGATAAAATTGCAAGATACTGCACCAACGACTAAAATATTCTCACTTTCTCTACATTCGCTACAACAATCAAGCATTCAAAAGGGTGTCTTTGCGGTGACACTAGATGGTCGGGGGACTTTAAAAGAGGTACAAAACTTAAAAATCTCTGTTAAATCCTTAAGTGGTGAAATCCTTTTTGGCATTGATCAACTAAGTGAAGAAACCTCTCTCGTTTTAGCTGAAGTCTACCGTTATAAGGATTGGTTCAAGTTTAGAGGGATTGGCAAAGGATTTAATGGGGGACTTAAACCTTTAGCGGAAGCACATGGGGTTGTTGTAGAGGATGAAGCTCCTGAAGAAGTACCACCTGTAAACTTCCAATCAGCACCGTCTTCACCTGTAAATTTGACAAAAATTGATTTATTAAAGATAAAAGTAACCATCTCGCTAGAGAAGAACAAACTCACTACAGAAAAAGCCCGTGTTGCCGTTGTGTTTGACGCTTCAGGATCGATGGCCAATCTGTATAGTAAAGGGACCGTCCAGCGTGCTTTTGAAAGAGTGCTAGCAATCGCTGCGTGTATGGATGATGATAGTGTTTTAGATGTATGGTTTTTTGGAAATAAATTTATGCGGGCACCAAGTGTGACAGAAAGAGACTACGAGGATTATGTAAAAAGAACCTATCCACAACCGCGCTTGTTTGGCGGATTAGGATCTGGCAATAATGAGCCACGTGTGATGGCTGATGTGATTCACAAATTTACCAATGAAGAGCCGAATAAAGATCTGCCTACATATGTGATCTTTTTTAGTGATGGCGGAATTTATGAAGAAAAGAAAATTTCCAAGCTCTTAATTGACAGCTCGAAGGAAAATTTTTTTTGGCAGTTTGTTGGTATCGGAAATGCAAAATATGGCGTATTGCAAAATCTTGATAACTTACCAGGGCGTGTGGTTGATAATGCTAACTTCTTTGCCCTAGATGACTTAGATCAAATTAGTGATGAAGACCTTTATAATCGGCTGTTTAATGAGTTCCCTCAATGGCTGAAAGAAGCAAGACGATTAGGAATAACAAAATAG
- a CDS encoding MFS transporter: MKQQKKKIHYAWWLLIGLSIMVGVGKNGISTAGGLFLTPVTQDLGIGMGSLTLYFSIASIVTMIFLPIAGKLMAKYDIRLILITAIILMAGSFAMFGLMSSVWGWYLFSIPMAIGSIFITQMAGPVLINQWFKKHNGLAIGIMVAIGGILGAIIQPTVGNLIDTQGWRFTYIALGIGVTAIIIPIVLFVIRMSPQQKGLQPLGMDEANSSENASAEQDTAKGVSATVAKKSSAFFALLSFFFIITSIASFSQHIAPFAMGIGYDIKFAGSVLGAMQIGVLIGALSFGILSDKIGAKNTAVFAMLLGLIPVGIFITVPENPTLFTVAIGIFGFVVASLGTLGPLLTTALFGNKDYSQIYSTAAIGLAVAGIVALPGYGFIYEFTGSYTIVLYALAAMLIINAVLVILAFKGKKKLEKAGLWK; this comes from the coding sequence ATGAAACAACAAAAGAAAAAAATCCACTATGCTTGGTGGTTATTAATAGGTTTATCTATTATGGTCGGTGTAGGTAAAAATGGTATTTCAACTGCAGGTGGATTATTCTTAACACCTGTTACTCAAGACTTAGGTATTGGAATGGGTAGCTTAACTTTATACTTTAGTATTGCCTCCATTGTTACAATGATTTTCTTACCTATTGCAGGTAAATTAATGGCTAAATACGATATTAGATTGATTTTGATAACTGCCATCATTTTAATGGCTGGTTCATTCGCAATGTTTGGATTAATGAGTTCAGTTTGGGGCTGGTACTTATTCAGTATCCCAATGGCAATTGGTTCAATTTTTATCACACAAATGGCAGGTCCTGTTTTAATCAATCAGTGGTTTAAAAAACATAATGGTTTAGCAATCGGAATCATGGTTGCAATCGGTGGTATTTTAGGTGCAATCATTCAACCAACTGTAGGTAATTTAATTGATACCCAAGGCTGGAGATTTACGTATATTGCATTAGGTATAGGTGTAACCGCTATTATCATTCCAATTGTTTTATTCGTGATTCGAATGTCTCCTCAACAAAAAGGCTTACAACCATTAGGTATGGATGAAGCTAATTCAAGTGAAAATGCTTCTGCTGAACAAGATACAGCAAAAGGTGTTTCAGCTACAGTAGCAAAAAAATCTAGCGCATTTTTCGCATTATTGTCATTCTTCTTCATCATCACATCGATTGCAAGCTTTAGTCAACATATCGCACCATTCGCAATGGGAATTGGTTATGATATCAAATTTGCTGGTAGTGTACTAGGTGCAATGCAAATTGGCGTATTAATTGGTGCCCTATCTTTTGGTATATTAAGCGATAAAATTGGTGCAAAAAACACAGCGGTCTTCGCGATGTTATTAGGTTTAATTCCAGTAGGCATTTTTATAACTGTCCCTGAAAACCCAACGCTATTTACTGTAGCTATTGGTATTTTTGGTTTCGTTGTTGCATCACTTGGAACATTAGGTCCACTATTAACGACAGCGCTATTTGGCAATAAAGATTACAGTCAAATTTATTCTACTGCTGCGATCGGTTTAGCAGTAGCTGGTATTGTTGCATTACCTGGATACGGCTTTATTTATGAATTTACTGGTAGCTATACAATTGTTCTGTATGCACTTGCAGCTATGTTGATTATCAATGCAGTATTAGTGATCTTGGCGTTTAAAGGTAAAAAGAAATTAGAAAAAGCTGGTTTATGGAAATAA
- a CDS encoding SDR family NAD(P)-dependent oxidoreductase, with protein MKRVENKVALITGGASGIGLSAATLLAKEGAKVVIADFNIEGAKEVAESLVKEGYEAAAVYLDAGDAKSIEKAVAFTVEQFGTLTVLFNNVGGTNLRKDLDVLNIDLDEWDRLVNMNLKSVLLGSRFAIPHMQKAGGGSIINTASMAAFASDQTRTAYGATKAGVANMTKSIATQYGKDKIRCNAIAPGLILTPAAKANIPQGMLDIYSKFNALPYHGEADDIGHAVVFLASDESKFMTGQTLQIEGGHYLANPTIADTNIWIAAQQK; from the coding sequence ATGAAACGTGTAGAAAATAAAGTAGCACTAATTACGGGTGGCGCATCTGGAATTGGTTTATCAGCTGCAACATTATTAGCAAAAGAAGGCGCAAAAGTTGTTATTGCGGACTTTAATATTGAAGGTGCAAAAGAAGTCGCAGAGTCTTTAGTAAAAGAAGGCTATGAAGCAGCAGCAGTATACCTTGATGCAGGTGATGCAAAATCTATCGAAAAAGCAGTTGCATTTACTGTTGAGCAATTTGGTACTCTAACAGTTCTATTTAATAACGTTGGTGGAACTAATTTACGTAAAGATTTAGATGTTTTAAACATCGATTTAGATGAGTGGGACCGTCTTGTGAACATGAACTTAAAATCAGTATTACTTGGTAGCCGTTTTGCTATCCCTCACATGCAAAAAGCTGGTGGAGGTTCGATTATTAACACGGCTTCAATGGCTGCTTTTGCAAGTGACCAAACACGTACAGCGTATGGTGCAACAAAAGCGGGCGTTGCAAATATGACTAAAAGTATTGCTACTCAATACGGGAAAGATAAAATCCGTTGTAATGCAATCGCACCAGGCCTTATTTTAACACCTGCTGCCAAGGCTAATATTCCACAAGGAATGCTAGATATTTATTCTAAATTCAATGCTCTACCATACCACGGTGAAGCAGATGATATCGGCCATGCCGTTGTATTCTTAGCCTCTGATGAATCTAAGTTCATGACAGGTCAAACACTTCAAATTGAAGGTGGCCATTACCTTGCAAACCCAACAATTGCAGATACAAATATTTGGATCGCAGCCCAACAAAAATAA
- a CDS encoding dynamin family protein, whose product MNQHLQQHQQRKDALISLLNRSKEYFHAIGEDGKVSSLNQFVTDLTNGDFSIVIVGEFSAGKSTFLNAVMGDRYLPSFTSETTATINYIKHPTKSPNGHTLQIDYKNPTTPTKYGEATKQEIAQNVSTLGGEQVVQDIESVTLYLDSPLLKQGITLVDSPGLNGIAKGHAEVTERQIERSHACVYMFAASQPGSKSDFETLAKLSERFDNIFLVLNQIDKIKKSEETVESVVERLRENYLSFFPDHKMPEIYPIAAYPALVARTKEQLEYPDNSMQKDHDSEARAKFLQLSRIETLESRLWKFITDGEKTIQELLAPAEMMHHELAKRSAFIKETIQKLEDAQDAEEINERIQSVEGDIDAIRQQLEQQKGTIRLEVKELVADLENDVKARIEALRIKLGSKINTFNDLDHLQVQIERINKQVNRECEELVSELDEDFTTSIRKKIKSKYKEIAIVANDKFEQTGVQANSVRNLVFEVNTDMNVDMDQYEKEKKKLEEKISSLRQKSEGVELKRLEARKIQKEMETLDEELLKIQNEEMVKMQMLGARPTVERYEKKDYREKKRGGVFGGIGNFLFGANTEVYEFTEYDDTAQVQYDKERVSLREDIQKRQNRVDDVKKALRSKNHTDQDVFDLEMQQIRQLEERIQKERERYIEEYSDKIQKEQQTVLTNIRYEFEDYISSVGKEILKTVRANIKEKEDTITNVIVSTLEEQFEKQSQEKKSELQQLIDILQSGETERAAKREELKEEQNQLKEIAKDVNQFISEIQSIQVNVIEQAAKQTTFI is encoded by the coding sequence ATGAATCAGCATTTACAACAGCATCAGCAACGTAAGGATGCATTAATTTCATTATTAAATCGTTCGAAGGAATATTTTCATGCAATCGGTGAGGATGGAAAAGTTTCAAGCTTAAATCAGTTTGTGACGGATTTAACAAATGGCGATTTCTCTATTGTAATTGTAGGTGAATTTAGTGCAGGTAAATCTACATTTTTAAACGCAGTGATGGGTGATCGTTATTTACCCTCATTTACAAGTGAAACGACAGCGACAATTAACTATATAAAACATCCGACAAAATCACCAAATGGTCACACGCTGCAAATTGATTATAAAAATCCAACAACACCGACAAAATATGGTGAGGCAACAAAGCAAGAAATAGCACAAAATGTATCGACATTAGGCGGTGAGCAAGTCGTACAAGATATCGAATCGGTTACATTATACTTGGATTCCCCATTATTAAAGCAAGGCATTACACTTGTTGATAGCCCAGGTTTAAACGGAATTGCAAAAGGACATGCAGAAGTAACAGAGCGCCAAATTGAGCGTTCACATGCTTGTGTTTATATGTTCGCTGCCTCACAGCCAGGTTCTAAATCGGATTTTGAAACCCTTGCGAAACTGTCTGAACGTTTCGATAATATTTTCCTAGTATTAAACCAAATTGACAAAATTAAAAAATCTGAAGAAACAGTGGAATCGGTTGTTGAGCGTTTACGTGAAAACTATTTATCGTTCTTCCCAGATCACAAAATGCCAGAAATTTATCCAATCGCAGCATATCCAGCATTAGTAGCACGTACGAAGGAACAGTTAGAGTACCCTGACAACTCGATGCAAAAGGATCATGATTCAGAAGCACGTGCGAAATTTTTACAGCTTTCTCGCATTGAAACGCTTGAATCGCGATTATGGAAATTCATCACAGATGGAGAAAAGACGATTCAGGAGCTTTTAGCACCTGCTGAAATGATGCATCATGAATTAGCTAAACGTAGCGCTTTTATTAAAGAAACAATACAAAAACTTGAAGACGCGCAGGATGCTGAGGAAATTAATGAGCGTATTCAAAGTGTGGAAGGTGATATAGACGCGATTCGTCAGCAACTGGAACAACAAAAAGGAACGATTCGTTTAGAAGTAAAAGAGCTTGTAGCGGATTTAGAAAATGATGTGAAAGCACGTATCGAGGCATTGCGTATAAAGCTTGGCTCAAAAATTAATACGTTTAATGATTTAGATCATTTACAAGTACAAATTGAGCGTATAAATAAGCAGGTTAACCGTGAGTGCGAGGAATTAGTATCAGAATTAGACGAAGATTTTACGACCTCAATTCGTAAAAAAATTAAATCGAAATATAAAGAAATTGCAATTGTTGCAAATGACAAATTTGAACAAACGGGCGTTCAAGCCAATTCAGTCCGTAATCTCGTATTTGAAGTAAATACCGATATGAACGTTGATATGGATCAATATGAAAAAGAAAAGAAAAAGCTAGAGGAAAAAATTAGTAGTTTGCGTCAAAAATCTGAAGGGGTCGAATTAAAACGTTTAGAAGCACGTAAAATTCAAAAGGAAATGGAAACTTTAGATGAAGAATTATTGAAAATTCAAAATGAAGAAATGGTGAAAATGCAAATGCTTGGCGCTCGTCCAACCGTTGAGCGCTACGAAAAAAAAGATTACCGCGAAAAAAAACGTGGCGGTGTGTTTGGCGGCATTGGTAATTTTTTATTCGGTGCGAATACAGAAGTATATGAGTTTACAGAATATGATGATACAGCACAAGTTCAGTATGACAAAGAGCGAGTAAGCTTACGTGAAGATATTCAGAAGCGTCAAAACCGAGTAGATGATGTGAAGAAAGCATTAAGGAGTAAAAATCATACTGATCAAGATGTATTTGATCTTGAGATGCAGCAAATTCGACAGCTAGAAGAACGCATTCAAAAAGAGCGTGAACGCTATATTGAGGAATATAGTGACAAAATTCAAAAGGAACAACAAACAGTATTAACGAATATTCGCTATGAGTTTGAAGATTACATTTCAAGCGTAGGTAAAGAAATTTTAAAAACAGTGCGTGCCAATATTAAAGAAAAAGAGGATACGATTACGAATGTTATCGTGTCTACACTAGAAGAGCAGTTTGAAAAGCAGTCACAGGAAAAAAAATCAGAGCTTCAACAGCTGATCGACATTTTACAATCTGGAGAAACAGAGCGAGCTGCGAAGCGTGAAGAACTAAAAGAAGAGCAAAATCAATTAAAAGAAATTGCAAAAGATGTAAATCAATTCATTTCTGAAATTCAGTCGATTCAAGTAAACGTTATCGAGCAAGCGGCAAAACAAACAACTTTTATATGA
- a CDS encoding dynamin family protein, translating to MQQKINQFIEIAEFLQDGVALDKIATLNEKLNEQQFYIPIIGQFSSGKSSLINNLMGRRILPTMLSETTAYTTFISYGESEYAEIVTNMVSYQFPIQNLMELSQRNLQTETSVSEILNVPRVLNSDILCINVYLNHPMLKTGIVFVDTPGLNTVISTHENRTMDILPKAHAILYVLGKALTAADVRLISSIDQMGIDLVFIRTKIDQLRRDENDTPAKIMFEDKEQLEQSIGRSATYFGVTNEEELLEFPHWRTLMDIIEQYFEQQFVQNIEKQRQSSIARRLEQVKMSFLTNLDERKKQLEVSRSVSDQDIQQKIKSLQQEIEYVDSRVKSKEKNFHLSFEATKEAILGNYEAQQYIVVQQYRQSLGEYTTIEALQKAAEVVAEKHITAATDTLKVDTNQMLNAFLQRAASETNEALHNEVEQFSLGDMPNVHLQVEVPTISDVFVQGEFIQEKIDSQVLYAEKLQEIEQKRLEFEGQAESIGEQMQLTQVEMQSLGNYEAKYIEKKNDNNQETMKKLGNLVDWALVFVPGKALSTGAVKLAGTVTKVAQGTKYVQQAAKVAAGIQKTGEVLSKVDKYKDLVKTFDASQKSIVRNPTMPNENVNLLNMLSLEYWFGQVGKAIDGPPQLVEDEQYRQAYLREKEAIQAKVEHTKQLELMRLQQLDMLNTREEKLREQMLLQEKYEQQMKQQLYEVERKHEQKMKEQQVTQYRQQLIASFELQMKQLFSSYRSNVATYLERFIQHMPAVISLNLQKQLHTQKTQLEELIETRQQNQEQQLVYEQQLFSHIHTLRS from the coding sequence ATGCAGCAAAAAATTAATCAATTTATAGAAATTGCAGAATTTCTACAAGACGGTGTTGCGTTAGACAAAATCGCAACATTAAATGAAAAATTAAATGAGCAACAGTTTTACATTCCGATTATCGGTCAGTTTTCATCTGGAAAATCGAGCTTAATTAACAATTTAATGGGGCGTCGAATTTTACCGACGATGTTAAGTGAAACGACAGCATATACGACGTTTATTTCGTATGGAGAATCGGAATATGCAGAAATTGTAACAAATATGGTGTCCTATCAATTTCCTATTCAAAATCTAATGGAGCTTAGCCAGCGAAACCTACAAACAGAGACGTCCGTTAGTGAAATTTTGAATGTACCGCGCGTATTAAATTCTGATATTTTATGCATTAATGTGTATTTAAATCATCCAATGTTAAAAACGGGTATCGTATTTGTCGATACACCGGGATTAAATACAGTTATATCGACGCATGAAAACCGTACGATGGACATTTTACCAAAAGCACATGCTATTTTGTATGTGCTAGGGAAAGCATTAACTGCAGCGGATGTTCGATTGATTTCCTCAATTGATCAAATGGGTATTGATTTAGTATTTATTCGTACTAAAATCGACCAATTACGCCGCGATGAAAATGACACACCTGCGAAAATAATGTTCGAGGATAAAGAACAGTTAGAGCAATCCATCGGTCGAAGTGCAACGTATTTTGGTGTGACAAACGAGGAAGAGCTACTAGAGTTCCCACATTGGCGTACATTAATGGACATAATTGAGCAGTATTTTGAACAGCAATTTGTGCAAAATATTGAAAAGCAGCGTCAATCGAGTATTGCGCGCCGTTTAGAGCAAGTAAAAATGAGTTTTTTAACAAATTTAGATGAGCGTAAAAAGCAATTAGAAGTTAGTCGTAGTGTCTCAGATCAAGACATTCAGCAAAAAATTAAGAGCCTGCAACAAGAAATTGAATATGTTGATTCGCGTGTAAAAAGTAAAGAAAAAAACTTCCATTTATCTTTCGAAGCGACAAAAGAAGCAATTTTAGGTAATTATGAAGCACAGCAATATATTGTTGTGCAGCAATATCGTCAATCGTTAGGTGAATATACAACGATTGAAGCCTTACAGAAGGCAGCTGAAGTTGTAGCGGAAAAGCATATTACTGCAGCAACTGATACATTAAAAGTTGATACAAATCAAATGTTAAATGCATTTTTACAACGGGCAGCGAGCGAAACAAATGAAGCGCTTCATAATGAAGTCGAGCAGTTCTCATTAGGTGATATGCCGAATGTTCATTTGCAAGTTGAAGTGCCAACAATTTCGGATGTTTTTGTACAAGGAGAATTTATTCAAGAAAAGATCGATTCTCAAGTATTATATGCCGAAAAATTACAGGAAATTGAACAAAAGCGACTGGAATTTGAAGGACAAGCTGAATCGATTGGTGAGCAAATGCAGCTTACACAAGTAGAAATGCAAAGCCTAGGAAACTACGAGGCAAAATATATTGAAAAGAAAAATGATAATAATCAGGAAACAATGAAAAAATTAGGGAATCTTGTGGACTGGGCCTTAGTATTTGTTCCGGGGAAAGCACTTTCAACAGGCGCAGTGAAATTAGCAGGTACTGTGACAAAAGTAGCGCAAGGAACAAAGTATGTACAACAAGCCGCAAAAGTAGCAGCAGGCATTCAAAAAACGGGAGAGGTTTTATCAAAGGTAGATAAATATAAAGATTTAGTAAAGACGTTTGATGCTTCACAAAAAAGCATTGTAAGAAATCCAACAATGCCAAATGAAAATGTCAATCTATTAAATATGCTGTCATTAGAATATTGGTTCGGACAAGTTGGAAAAGCGATAGATGGCCCACCGCAGCTTGTAGAGGACGAGCAATATCGTCAAGCTTATTTACGGGAAAAAGAAGCGATACAAGCAAAGGTCGAGCATACGAAGCAGCTTGAATTAATGCGTCTGCAGCAGTTAGATATGTTAAACACACGTGAGGAAAAACTTCGTGAGCAAATGCTACTTCAAGAAAAGTACGAGCAACAAATGAAGCAGCAATTATATGAAGTAGAACGTAAGCATGAGCAAAAAATGAAAGAGCAACAAGTAACGCAGTACCGCCAACAATTAATCGCCAGCTTTGAATTACAAATGAAGCAGCTTTTCTCAAGCTATCGTTCAAACGTTGCAACGTATTTAGAACGCTTTATTCAGCATATGCCTGCTGTTATTTCATTAAATTTACAAAAGCAACTGCATACGCAAAAAACGCAACTAGAAGAGCTTATCGAAACGCGTCAGCAAAATCAAGAACAGCAATTAGTATATGAACAGCAATTGTTTAGTCATATACACACATTACGCAGTTAG
- a CDS encoding nucleoid-associated protein, translating to MLEVSESKLAQYVVHYVSDTLVLGEEAFVRPEVMLEAAFTQLAFNKIDWEQQYEFFHESDIGLNEVYTYTKSIFEDESSFLEQSKHIATHLNSASQHPNIKSGELFIGLFENCFMSSDAKKVIAIVKIDEKEMFLDVKNEQNKMVVHGIDGINVKKINNMAVIVEMGTDEAPAVFMKTKKKEDVVYWQERFLKIKVADEHYHKTNLALTECKKYILKEERFTNTEKLGFLNKTLDYFRHEEEFQVNDYIKTVFDNTEPVQKEVIVNSVKPYETVISESAIAKAEKTFKRKIKLDSNIEIQVNVRNIEQVDGLIEVGYDEATNRKFYKIYFQEEE from the coding sequence ATGTTAGAAGTAAGTGAAAGTAAATTAGCACAATATGTCGTACATTATGTGAGTGATACGCTTGTTTTGGGCGAAGAGGCTTTCGTGCGTCCAGAGGTCATGCTTGAAGCAGCCTTTACACAATTAGCGTTCAACAAAATCGATTGGGAGCAGCAATACGAGTTTTTTCACGAATCGGATATAGGATTAAATGAAGTGTACACATATACGAAATCTATTTTCGAGGATGAGAGTAGTTTCCTCGAACAATCGAAGCATATCGCAACACACTTAAATAGTGCATCCCAGCACCCAAATATTAAAAGTGGTGAATTATTTATTGGCTTATTCGAAAATTGTTTTATGTCTTCTGATGCCAAAAAGGTCATTGCCATTGTAAAAATTGATGAAAAAGAAATGTTTTTAGATGTGAAAAACGAGCAAAATAAAATGGTTGTGCATGGCATTGATGGTATCAATGTTAAGAAAATTAATAATATGGCGGTAATTGTGGAAATGGGGACCGACGAAGCTCCTGCTGTCTTTATGAAAACCAAAAAGAAAGAAGATGTTGTCTACTGGCAAGAGCGCTTTTTAAAGATTAAGGTAGCGGATGAACATTATCATAAAACGAACTTAGCGTTAACTGAATGTAAAAAATATATTTTAAAAGAAGAGCGTTTTACGAATACCGAGAAGTTAGGCTTTTTAAACAAAACGCTCGATTATTTTAGGCATGAAGAAGAATTCCAGGTAAATGACTATATTAAAACGGTATTTGATAACACCGAACCAGTACAAAAAGAGGTCATCGTCAATTCCGTAAAACCTTATGAAACAGTCATTTCAGAAAGTGCGATTGCAAAGGCAGAAAAAACATTTAAGCGCAAAATCAAACTCGACTCCAATATTGAAATTCAGGTGAATGTGCGTAATATCGAACAAGTAGATGGATTGATTGAAGTCGGCTATGATGAAGCAACTAATCGCAAATTTTATAAAATCTATTTTCAAGAAGAAGAATAA